In one window of Vanrija pseudolonga chromosome 5, complete sequence DNA:
- the tor2 gene encoding Serine/threonine-protein kinase tor2 — protein sequence MASQSDVLDSIFARLGSKADDVRVQAAQDLKAYIDASSLESPGDDSRKNMWKDVFPKTFDLSRSNYSHERLGAILAIDSMLEATNNDTPDRALQNNIRLYGYLRPLLNYPDSAVMVSAARVVGNMVRIAGINLGESFFTKEVNQALQMIDDTRQEVSRFSAVLLLHQFADNSPGLFMPFVPRVLDKIWVPLRDSRTMVRERASMLLSACLDIIKTRETKSGNEVYRKIFEEAKSGLLKAASVDSILGSLLAFGAMLQNQQLSMGEFFHNICDITLKYRDSKETVIRKAVIGLIPSMATYDSEDFEVHYLHRSMSYLLQALQRPTDRDIAYIALGHMSVQLASKMRPFIDDIVKIIKEHLRQKGKKNAPFEAPIFQSLAMLTTAVGPMLTRQMHEILDLMFPWGLSDALYHALEVISGHIPPLLRTIQDRLLETLSMILTGHSFRPLGAPAPRGKTVEITRDSVLQASGGGQAPETIVLALKILGNFDFSGHTLNEFVREAALPYLEHDSAEVRKEAVLASTQLFVNDPICHQTSSHSIEIVNDVLEKLLTVGITDQNPSIRQAVLENLDEKFDRHLSQAEDIRCLFVALNDEEFKIRELAIGIIGRLAHYNPAYVMPSLRKSLINLITELEYSTNNKQKEESAKLLCLLIGASAGLVKSYASTILSVVLRIARSPSTPAAVAASCVTCIGELAKVAGEELVPNVKTILDLVLEMLNDPASASKRDAALKTLGQVVSNTGEVIAPYIEHPQLLGILFRFLRTETSQAIRLETIRTMGMLGALDPFKHRLLHGAGDDPNAETSGPRVTDITLLMNTQGPSNDDYYQTVVINSLVNVLNDANMKEHHYDAINSVMLIFRTQRLRCVSFLPQILPAFLGVIRLGSRDSQDVFLKQLAQLITIVKQHIRNYLNEVFALVHDFWNPNSTLQITIISLVEAIARAVEGEFKAYLPQLLQQILRSFDGDLAARHISAQRLETLLHILKAFYVFGSSIEDYLHLVLPVIVRSFENPAAPPELRKAALMTTSQLCRKVNFSDHASQIIHPLVRTLSTPDVELRNAAMETLCVLVLQFGPDYSIFIPMVNKALLENKIVWPAYDQMVTKLLNRERLPPDLGPVEQYAADASTDVAVSAEQHKLPVNQQQLKAAWDCSNVTTRKEWLEWLKKLGVELMRESPSQAIRACTKLADQHLPFARELFNVAFVSCWTELYESYQEDLVHNIEQALTNTTVPSDVVNAILNLAEFMEHDEKQLAIEPRLLGDYATAFHAYAKALHYKEQEFFVDASTAVVEDLISVNQKLQQSDAAWGTLEYAQNNLHMTHDVLWYEKLGRWEEALVVWNERAADPDSTTDEATIAMGKLQALHALGEWEELAEFVQIRWPNAAQDEKKLIAPLAAAASWALYQWDLMDDYISAMKNDSADRNFFKAILAVHRNQFSSALRHITKARERLDGELTSLTGESYGRAYDVVVRVQMLSELEEIIAYKDHADQPERQATQRKTWQKRLEGCRRDVEVWQRILQLRSLVLTPSEDMDTWIHFADLCRTSDRLNLAEKTLTSLVGSSCSNLDAESRSRAPPPIVFAYYRLKWAQAVQKNSRDDRYETLAYLRDFTAALSDDMGLGARNEEGRLILPDAKMFGEYTKLLARCHVELGSWQAAMGEQSFTSDPSTVLNDYSLATELDPTWYQAWHTWALANFEVITQLEVSQQGLSSAHFTTYIIPAVEGFLRSIALSPGNSLQDTLRLLTLWFTYGYQHGVSQAISQGMTTVNVDVWLEVIPQIIARIQTPRVAIQQLIVRLLHDIGRAHPQALIYPLTVASKSNVHSRRSVAQSITAKMREHSATIVDQAELVSTELIRAAILWHEQWHEGLEDASKHYFAEHNEQAMFEVLEPLHDMIERGPETLRETSFVQSFGHELKMARDFCRRYRSTGDTNELNQAWDIYYSTFQRLTRQIKLLNVIELQYVSPKLMAVRDLELAVPGTYQSGKPVIGIGSVRPTFNVITSKQRPRRFTMLGRDGKEYTFLLKGHEDLRQDERVMQLFGLVNTLLSADQESAKRHLFIHRFSITPLSPSAGLLGWIPHSDTLHTLIKAYRESRKILLDIENRLMNQMADDNYDSLPLMHKVEVFQYALDNTTGQDLYRILWLGSRNSEAWLERRTAYTRSLALTSMIGYILGLGDRHPSNLMLDSISGDVIHIDFGDCFEVAMQRDKYPEKVPFRLTRMLIHAMEVCGITGTFSRSCEVSMEVMRDNKESLMAVLEAFVYDPLINWRLTAGAQPGGNRATQDVDERQYPGRGTGRGDERDILNEADRPEVMNDKALQVIERVRRKLTGRDFKPNVTLGIKEQVEELVAQAINVENLCVAFVGWCSFW from the exons TCGTTCctcgcgtcctcgacaaGATCTGGGTTCCTTTGCGGGACAGTAGA ACTATGGTTAGAGAGAGGGCATCTATGCTACTCTCAGCGTGTCTTGACATTATCAAGACGCGTGAAACCAAATCAGGCAACGAAGTGTACCGCAAGATCTTTGAGGAGGCGAAGAGTGGCCTCTTGAAGGCGGCTTCCGTGGACTCGATCCTCGGCTCTCTACTTGCCTTTGGCGCCATGCTCCAGAATCAGCAGCTC TCTATGGGAGAGTTCTTCCACAACATCTGCGACATCACTCTGAAGTACCGCGACAGCAAGGAGACTGTGATCAGGAAGGCCGTCATCGGCTTGATCCCAAGCATGGCAACGTACGACAGCGAGGACTTTGAGGTTCACTACCTCCACCGCAGCATGTCCTACCTTCTGCAGGCTCTGCAGAGGCCCACAGACCGTGACATTG CCTACATTGCGCTCGGCCACATGTCCGTGCAACTTGCGTCCAAGATGCGCCCCTTTATCGATGACATTGTCAAGATTATCAAGGAGCACCTTCGccagaagggcaagaagaatGCGCCGTTCGAGGCTCCCATCTTCCAGAGTCTTGCGATGCTCACGACAGCCGTCGGTCCAATGCTCACGAGACAAATGCACGAAATTCTCGACCTCATGTTCCCTTGGGGTCTTTCGGACGCGCTCTACCACGCGTTGGAAGTAATCTCGGGCCACATTCCTCCTCTGCTTCGCACAATCCAAG ATCGCCTTCTTGAGACTCTGTCAATGATCCTGACCGGTCATTCCTTCCGCCCTCTTGGTGCCCCTGCCCCTCGCGGCAAGACGGTTGAGATCACCCGTGACAGTGTGCTCCAGGCTTCGGGAGGCGGCCAGGCCCCAGAGACGATTGTGCTCGCTCTGAAGATTTTGGGCAACTTTGACTTCAGCG GTCACACGCTTAATGAGTTTGTCCGTGAGGCTGCTCTGCCTTACCTTGAGCacgacagcgccgaggtgcgAAAGGAGGCGGTACTGGCCTCCACGCAGCTGTTTGTCAACGATCCTATCTGCCACCAGACAAGCAGCCACTCAATCGAGATTGTCAACGATGTCTTGGAGAAGCTGCTCACAGTTGGCATCACCGACCAAA ATCCTTCTATCAGGCAGGCAGTTCTCGAAAACCTCGACGAGAAGTTTGATCGTCACCTCTCGCAGGCCGAAGACATTCGCTGTCTGTTCGTTGCTCTCAATGACGAGGAGTTCAAGATCCGGGAGCTTGCGATCGGGATTATTGGTCGCCTTGCCCACTACAACCCAGCATACGTTATGCCGTCGTTGCGCAAGTCGCTCATCAACCTCATTACCGAGCTGGAGTACTCGACCAACAACAAGCAGAAGGAGGAGAGCGCCAAGCTCTTGTGCCTCCTGATCGGCGCCTCGGCTGGGCTCGTCAAGTCGTATGCGTCGACGATCCTGTCTGTCGTGCTGCGCATTGCTCGTTCGCCTAGCACACCAGCTGCTGTTGCCGCGTCTTGTGTCACCTGCATTGGTGAACTCGCCAAGGTGGCCGGTGAAGAACTCGTCCCCAACGTCAAGACCATTTTGGATCTCGTTCTTGAAATGCTCAACGACCCGGCTTCAGCGTCAAAGCGTGACGCGGCCTTGAAGACCCTTGGCCAGGTTGTGTCCAACACTGGTGAAGTGATTGCGCCCTACATTGAGCACCCTCAGCTTCTGGGCATTCTCTTCCGTTTCCTCAGAACGGAGACTTCGCAGGCCATCCGTCTGGAAACCATCAGGACGATGGGCATGCTCGGTGCCTTGGATCCTTTCAAGCACAGGCTCTTACATGGCGCCGGTGACGACCCGAACGCAGAGACCTCTGGTCCTCGTGTCACAGACATCACGCTGTTGATGAACACCCAGGGGCCATCAAACGACGACTACTACCAGACGGTCGTCATCAACTCGCTCGTCAACGTGCTCAACGATGCCAACATGAAGGAGCACCACTACGACGCTATCAACTCGGTCATGCTCATCTTTAGGACTCAGCGTCTCCGATGTGTCAGCTTCCTGCCTCAAATTCTTCCCGCATTCCTCGGTGTCATCCGCCTGGGTAGCCGTGACTCGCAAGACGTCTTCCTCAAGCAGCTTGCTCAGTTGATCACCATTGTCAAGCAGCACATCCGCAACTACCTGAATGAGGTGTTCGCTCTCGTGCACGACTTTTGGAACCCTAACTCGACCTTACAGATTACAATCATCTCGCTGGTCGAGGCTATCGCGCGTGCCGTGGAAGGAGAGTTCAAGGCATATCTCCCGCAGTTACTCCAGCAGATCCTCCGCTCATTTGATGGCGACCTTGCAGCGCGCCACATCTCGGCACAGCGCCTCGAGACTCTCCTTCACATTCTCAAGGCATTCTATGTCTTTGGCTCGAGTATTGAGGACTACCTCCACCTTGTGCTTCCGGTCATCGTCCGCAGCTTCGAGAACCCGGCGGCCCCTCCCGAGCTTCGCAAGGCCGCACTCATGACGACCTCCCAGCTCTGCCGCAAGGTCAACTTCAGTGACCATGCGTCTCAGATCATCCACCCGCTCGTGCGCACTCTCAGCACTCCTGATGTTGAGCTCCGCAACGCCGCGATGGAGACGCTTTGCGTCCTTGTCCTCCAGTTCGGACCCGACTACTCCATTTTCATCCCGATGGTTAACAAG GCTCTGTTGGAGAACAAGATTGTGTGGCCGGCGTACGACCAGATGGTCACCAAGTTGTTGAACCGCGAGCGCCTCCCTCCTGACCTCGGCCCTGTCGAACAGTACGCCGCGGACGCCTCAACGGATGTCGCAGTGTCGGCCGAGCAGCACAAGCTCCCTGtcaaccagcagcagctcaaGGCGGCTTGGGATTGCTCCAATGTCACCACCCGAAAGGAATGGCTCGAATGGCTCAAGAAGCTCGGTGTCGAGCTCATGCGCGAGTCACCATCACAAGCAATCCGTGCCTGCACCAAGCTTGCAGACCAACACCTCCCATTCGCTCGCGAGCTGTTCAACGTGGCGTTCGTTTCGTGCTGGACTGAGCTGTACGAAAGCTACCAAGAGGACCTGGTCCACAATATTGAGCAGGCCCTTACCAACACGACGGTGCCATCGGACGTCGTCAATGCCATCTTGAACCTCGCCGAGTTCATGGAGCACGACGAAAAGCAGCTGGCTATTGAGCCTCGCCTGCTCGGTGACTACGCCACAGCTTTCCACGCCTATGCGAAGGCTCTGCACTACAAGGAGCAGGAGTTCTTTGTTGATGCCTCGAccgcggtcgtcgaggacctcaTCAGCGTCAATCAAAAGCTGCAGCAGAGTGATGCCGCATGGGGCACACTCGAGTACGCGCAGAACAACCTGCACATGACACACGACGTCCTCTGGTACGAGAAGCTTGGTCGCTGGGAAGAGGCTCTCGTCGTCTGgaacgagcgcgccgcggaccCCGACAGCACGACGGATGAGGCTACCATCGCCATGGGCAAGCTCCAGGCTCTGCACGCGCTCGGAGAGTGGGAAGAGCTCGCAGAGTTTGTTCAGATCCGTTGGCCCAACGCAGCCCAGGACGAGAAGAAGCTGATCGCACCCCTTGCGGCTGCAGCCAGCTGGGCCTTGTACCAGTGGGATCTGATGGACGACTACATCTCGGCCATGAAGAACGACTCGGCCGACCGCAACTTCTTCAAGGCCATCCTCGCAGTCCACCGCAATCAGTTCAGCTCGGCTCTTCGCCACATCACCAAGGCGCGTGAGCGCCTGGACGGCGAGCTCACGTCGCTCACCGGCGAGAGTTACGGTCGTGCCTATGA TGTCGTGGTGCGCGTGCAAATGCTGTCGGAGCTGGAAGAAATCATTGCCTACAAGGATCATGCGGACCAACCCGAGAGACAGGCCACGCAACGCAAGACGTGGCAGAAGCG TCTCGAGggctgtcgtcgcgacgTCGAAGTCTGGCAGCGTATCCTCCAGCTCCGCTCGCTTGTCCTCACTCCCAGCGAGGACATGGACACGTGGATCCACTTCGCCGACCTCTGTCGCACCTCGGACAGACTCAACCTGGCAGAGAAGACCCTTACTTCTCTGGTTGGCAGTTCGTGCAGCAACTTAGATGCCGAGAGCAGATCAcgagccccgccgccgatTGTCTTTGCGTACTACCGCCTCAAGTGGGCTCAGGCGGTGCAGAAGAactcgcgcgacgaccgctACGAGACTCTTGCTTACCTTCGCGACTTCACTGCCGCTCTGTCCGACGACATGGGTCTCGGTGCAAGGAACGAGGAGGGCCGCCTCATCCTGCCGGATGCCAAGATGTTTGGCGAGTACACCAAGCTTCTCGCTCGTTGCCACGTCGAGCTGGGTAGCTGGCAAGCTGCTATGGGAGAGCAGAGCTTCACT TCGGACCCTTCCACGGTCCTCAATGACTACTCGCTGGCTACGGAGCTGGACCCTACCTGGTACCAGGCATGGCACACTTGGGCTTTGGCAAACTTCGAAGTCATCACGCAGCTCGAAGTCTCGCAACAGGGTCTATCATCGGCGCACTTCACAACGTATATCATCCCAGCCGTCGAGGGTTTCTTGCGATCGATTGCTCTGTCGCCGGGCAACTCACTGCAAGACACACTTCGTCTGCTCACATTGTGGTTCACGTACGGCTACCAACACGGTGTCAGCCAGGCCATTTCACAAGGCATGACAACGGTCAACGTCGATGTGTGGCTCGAGGTTATCCCGCAGATCATCGCTCGTATCCAGACGCCGCGCGTGGCGATCCAGCAACTGATTGTCCGCCTGCTTCACGATATCGGCCGGGCGCACCCTCAGGCTCTCATCTACCCGCTCACAGTGGCCAGCAAGTCGAACGTTCACAGCCGAAGATCAGTGGCTCAGAGCATCACCGCCAAGATGCGCGAGCACTCGGCTACGATTGtcgaccaggccgagctcgtctcCACCGAGCTTATCCGTGCTGCCATTCTCTGGCACGAGCAGTGGCACGAGGGACTCGAGGATGCCTCCAAGCACTACTTCGCTGAGCACAACGAGCAGGCGATGttcgaggtgctcgagccTCTGCACGACATGATTGAGCGTGGACCAGAGACATTGCGAGAGACCTCTTTCGTCCAGAGCTTTGGCCACGAACTCAAGATGGCCAGAGACTTTTGCAGACGATACCGTTCCACGGGTGACACAAACGAGCTCAACCAAGCCTGGGACATTTACTACTCGACCTTCCAGCGCCTCACACGCCAGATCAAGCTCCTCAACGTTATTGAGCTGCAGTACGTGTCACCCAAGCTCATGGCCGTTCGTGACCTCGAACTGGCTGTTCCTGGAACGTACCAGAGTGGCAAGCCCGTCATCGGTATCGGCTCTGTTCGCCCCACGTTCAACGTCATCACTTCGAAGCAGAGACCACGACGCTTCACAATGCTGGGACGCGACGGCAAGGAATACACTTTCCTGCTCAAGGGTCATGAGGATCTGCGACAGGACGAGCGTGTCATGCAGCTGTTTGGCCTGGTCAACACTCTGCTCAGTGCCGACCAGGAGAGTGCCAAGCGCCATCTCTTCATCCACCGGTTCTCGATCACCCCATTGTCGCCGAGTGCCGGTCTACTCGGCTGGATCCCACACAGTGACACGCTACACACGCTCATCAAGGCGTACCGTGAATCAAGGAAGATACTCCTTGACATTGAGAACAGGCTCATGAACCAGATGGCCGACGACAACTACGACAGCCTTCCGCTGATGCACAAGGTGGAGGTGTTCCAGTACGCTCTCGACAACACGACCGGACAGGATCTGTACCGCATTCTCTGGCTCGGCAGTCGTAACTCGGAGGCGTGGCTGGAGAGACGAACGGCCTACACTCGCAGTCTGGCGCTCACATCAATGATCGGCTAtatcctcggcctcggggaTCGTCACCCTTCAAACCTCATGCTGGACTCGATCAGTGGCGACGTTATTCACATTGATTTC GGTGACTGCTTCGAAGTCGCCATGCAGCGTGACAAGTACCCAGAAAAGGTGCCGTTCCGTCTCACCCGCATGCTCATCCATGCGATGGAGGTGTGCGGAATCACGGGTACATTCTCGCGCAGTTGCGAGGTGTCAATGGAGGTGATGCGCGACAACAAGGAGTCGCTCAtggccgtgctcgaggcaTTCGTGTACGACCCATTAATCAACTGGCGTCTCACTGCGGGCGCCCAGCCTGGTGGAAACCGGGCAACgcaggacgtcgacgagcgtcAGTACCCCGGCCGCGGCACTGGTCGCGGTGATGAGCGCGATATTCTGAACG AGGCCGACCGCCCAGAAGTCATGAACGACAAGGCGCTTCAAGTCATTGAGCGTGTGAGGAGGAAGCTCACGGGTCGTGACTTCAAGCCCAACGTCACGCTCGGCATCAaggagcaggtcgaggagctcgtcgcgcaggccaTCAACGTCGAGAACCTCTGCGTCGCGTTTGTGGGATGGTGCTCGTTCTGGTAG